The genomic DNA TTTGGAATGATTTAGAATTTTTAAGGTCCCtcaatcaatttaaattgatggACCGACTTAcatcattaaaaaatttataatttcgatattttttaaattaggaGAGTCTTATACTACAAAAAAATACagcattagagacggaatattccgtctctaatctATCACTAAACTAGATTAGAGACTGATTAGCAACGGAATTACTGCGTCGATACGAGTTTTGTCGCTGACTCTATTTAGAGACGGAATTTAATATTTTGTCGTTATTTAGAGACGAggtatatattctgtctttaaaaTTTTAGCGATGGGAATTAATCATCAGTCGCTAACTATAGAGTTCCGGCTATAATTAGATTAAAATTCCATCTCTagttagagacggaattttaatGATCTGTCGCAAGTATCGACATTTCAGACAATTTCAGAGCACTCAACAACGGAAAATTAAAGTTTCATCGCTAGTTATCGTAATAACAATAATTTCCGGGGagaaattagagacggaattttaatattccgtctctaataccTGGAAATTGTTGGactttttgagagcatgaaataaAAACGAGACGAAAGCGGTAACCagtcacagtgatctcccgaagaaatcgcAACTGAAGACGCCAGTCGACGAAGAGGctgccgctgtcggaagcacgatcacggggCAACCGGAAAACACTTCAAAGTTCACGAGTCAAATCCCAGCCTctggactttctcctttgctcgACCAAAACACCTCACAGCTTCACTTGCTCCTCTGATCACCTTCTGCTGCGCTCTATTCTCTCGTCTTCTCAAAGGCTTGGACAGACCTTTATAAGAAGACTAAGGAaaacgaaggggaaaggacacccCTTCGCCTCCTTGGCGTTTGCAACAAAGAGAGAAACGAAGGGAAACCGTGCCCCTTCGTCTCCAGTAACGCCCAACAGAAATTCCAGCAACAACATTTTGTTTTTGCAGTCGTCCTTGTTTACATTTCATATCAATCTAAACCATCACATACGATGGTTTTCAAACAACACAATACGTACACAATTAGACAATgacaatacaaaataatatatgaATGTAAATATCGAACCAAATATCCAATCGAAGCACAAAACACAAATACATTACTACAACAACTCCAATAACAATAATCCAAGcacaaaactaaaattaaatatctaatcaaaaaataaagataaatattcAAACATCTCTAACCATAAACACCTGATTGTATAGTACTACAACATCTGAAATTTAAAAACACAATACAACACCTTGTAGCAAAGAAAATCCAATCCTAAGCTAGAGATTAGAGCAAGTCATTAGTGCCgagccgagaaggggttcccggtgacggCCCTTCGACGGTCAAGTCACACAACAGCAGAAGGAGAGAATAGAGCAAGTAAAGAAGTTAATAGTGGTGCCAAAAGACGTCTGCACGCGTACCTCCGCGGATGGCCACCtccctccttatatagagcttcggCGGGCTGACTGCACACTTCCGGGCAGATGCGCATTCCCAAACTTTCCCCAAAAGCTAACATCGAGAAAGGGTCCTTGACGTTTTACTATAACAGGGCGAACGCATCCCTGTCAAGGTGGCGGAATCTTCTCCCGTACGATTTTCTGTCCATCGGCGTCGTCAGCCGGCGGCAtcgactcccaaaaggatgttggcaCGTATCCCCCGTCTGATTTGTCGACCGTTAGTCTGGTTGAACTTCCCTTGATCGGCCTGGCCAGCCAATTCCCTAACCTCCTTCGAGTATATCTGAGCCGAGCGGCGTGAGTGTCTTTGGTCACAGTGCGCTGTAGGCTCAACCAACCCTTCTTGAGTTCTATAGGCCGATCAGGTTGTAGGTTTGGCCCACCTTCAGCGAACTCTTTTGGTCGATCGCCGAACTCTTCCGGCCGACCAGCTTGTAGGGACTTCGGCTCGGCTAGTCCCTTAGCTGACCACCTCTTGACTTTGACGGCCATCTAAGCGTTGAACTTCTTTGGAGATGGGCCCTCCAGAATTATCACCGGATcagacaccatatttgaactccttacaattttagaaattcataaaaactgaaatgggtgtaatcggagctctctaggtccatcagtgggttttgaccgaaacccactgatcgacctagagagttccgattgcATTTATTTTAGTTCTagtggatttctgaaattgcaaggagttcaaatatgctattcgttatttatttttacttcttcaaatgtattaaaatgttatgaaaaaaattgactaatgttattcatatgttctgctgataaaaaaagagaaaagtaagaaatataataaaaaaaagaaaatggtAGAAAAAATCAAACTATCATGAGAGTAAGATAGAAAATACACTTAAAAAAATAcgttttttgataaataaaaaaataatgtacgtcttttaataaatttaaatttttatctatgccttttgataaattaccTATTTTGAAACGAACTATGAATCCGTCCAAAAGTGTCGTATTCTTTATTATTAACCGTACTGTTTTTTTTCTTTGTCGTATTCAATTGTaacataagaaaaataatatatttattatttttgaagtagagagattttttttaatgattagtTGATAATCAATAATATTGAATATAAACATATATAACTATCTTCTTAATTTTATAGACATATAAGAATCCAAAGTCCATTAACCGATGAATTAAAAATGCTAAGTTAATGGATCAAATCGATGATACATCATGACGtcaattcttcaaattttatattaatttttacaatttatttttttatttatgttatcgaatttaaattgaatatattaacaagatttttaaaaatatattaattttaatttgatacgATACAGAATTGTGTAGATATCTGGTTCAGTATGATGGTTTTAATTgaataaattttcataatttatctttTTATAAAATATATGGGAAGAGGGCCGTTAAAATAATAGCATCCCTTTTATCACTACTATTAATTTGTTGAAGTAAAAGATGATAATATGAATCATATACAGACAAATAAAGTTGTATTTTCATCTTACTGCAGATTAGATGTCATTTTCTTCTTTTGGACACTATAATCTCACAGTCGCCTTTAAAGATGCCAACTTGTCATCtgtggaagatttttttttttctttttcttttattctctttctctcaaattgtcttattttatattaattttatataatttaatcaTTAGTTTTTTGGCATTTACGTGGATTTAGATATAATTTAATTGTATGCACGCATATGAGAGCATAAATACATTAAAGAGGTTTACTCATTGATTTTGATTTGAAGTTTTTTATAATTCTTTCAGTGATTTTCATCCGAAACAGATGGATAGACTTATaccatttaaaaatttaaaaatttaatattttttaaatagcaGGAGTCGTAATAATTCATTAGTTATGGAATATAATTGGCATTGATTTTATAATAAGATtgtgataaattttataaaatttttataaatttattatttttaattcataggTATAGATCAATTAAAGAGATTTACCAAGGAGtacattgatttttatttttattcaaaGTGATTTAAGATTACTTTATTTGGAAGaacgaaaattaaaattaaggaaaaatttttatgaaattttttttgttgttgtttacttcatttaaatttttaaatggaAGAGAAATGTAATACGGATAATTTTGAAacttcttaaaataattttcactaaaaaaaatgatgcatatatcattttttatttataaaattatgttACATGTGGATTTTCCTCTatcaagataaataaatatacaaaagaaagaATTTCTTtacctttcttttctctcctttttaaaataacttttcactataatttttttttcctttctcatCCTCTTTAATTAGAGTAAAAAACGCATTAGAGTTTTGGTGTCCATCACTTTCATGAAAAGAAAGTGACAGAGTGAGAAAGAGCATATCTAAAATATAGATCTTGATTTTGGATGGTCGAATTAATGAAATGCCTACGTTGAAAGATTTTAGAGAGGGATTGTTCATAAGTGTAGGACTGTATAGCCATGTGGCGTAGAGGGGGTGTGCCCGTCCTCTCTCatgttttgttaaaaaatttaaaacaatataTTTGAAAATCTTCATCGTTTATTTGATTGGCCTATTTACCATCATTTGTTGTCGGAATTAAAATTGATTATATATTGCCCCAAGTATAACACAGACAATAAATATATGATATCTTTGGTATAATAGTTAGGGTTAATTCTTAGAAATTAATGATTTGAGATTTACTTCACCATATACCTGACGTCTATATAtctgcatgtacctccctccatatcggACTGACACTAAGAGAACCGTTAATGTAACGGATCTACATTGAAATTGATTACATATTTAAAAAGCCCACAACCTAAGCTATCTATTGGTACATATTTTTATTAGTAAATATCACaacttaaaatattaaatattgaattttaatatatatatatatatatatatatatataaaataaatggaTGAATTAAATCATAAGACGTGAAATGAGAtcactaaattaaaattgaattagatTTGTGTTACAACCCCATTGTACCATATGTCACCCATTTATCCATCCCTCATTTttattcttctcttcttttcttccctatttgtttattttccttttcttctctaaCGATAATAAAcatgtaattttttttctttctcctcttctaagcataagagttatttttttccttttctcttctccaaaaaaaaaagagaagcagCATCAAGATAAACGTTGAAGATTACAAATGATTTTTTGACTTTAAGTTCTAGATAAATTTTAGGGATCGATGAATTATTATTTCAACTAAATCAAGGactatagtaaaaaaaataataatttaagttcattttaactcactaaatttaaaattttaatttttagatagtgaaaataaatttatactaatatttaaatatttttaaaaccatttcCTCCTCCTTAAAAACACACAATTGTGAAATACGGAGAGAAGATAGACAAAACAGTCGAGAGACCTTGGAGATGGAGCTCCAACTTCTTCCCCCATCACTGTTATTAGCCTTCTTGTTCCTTCTCGCACTCAAATTCCTGCTCAAGAGTCGGCGGTCGGACTCCAAACTCAGACAAGTACTCTCACCGGAGCCGCCTCTGCCTCCCGGCCCCTGGCGGCTGCCCCTCGTCGGCCACCTCCACCACCTGGTCGGCAAGCCCGCCCACCGCTTGCTGCGCGACCTCGCCGCCGTCCACGGCCCCGTCATGCTCCTCAAGGTCGGCCAGGTCGACGTCGTCGTCGTCTCCTCCACCGCAGCAGCAGAGGCCGTCGTAAAAACCCACGACGTGAACTGCGCCAACCGCCCGGAGGTCGCCGTCGCCCGCATCGTCGCCTACGGCTGCACCGACATCGCTTTCTCCTCCTACGGCCCCTACTGGCGCCAGATGAAGAAGGTTTGCATCGTCGAGATGCTCAGCGCGCGCCGTGTCAAGTCCTTCGCCGCCGTAAGGGAGCGCAACATACTCGACTTGACGAGGAACATGTCCACCGGATCTCCAGTCAACGTCAGCGAAAAATTCATGACCTTGAGCAGCAACATCATCACCGAATCCTCCGTCGGCAAGATATACGATGGCTTTCTCCCGGTGGTGAGGGAGTTGATGGAAACGCTCACCGGATTCAGCATCGTCGACTCCTTCCCGTCCTGGAAATTCTTAGACGTCATCACCGGAACAACCTCGCGGTTCTGGCAAATCCGACGACGGCTCGACAAAATCATGAATGAGATCATCAAGCACCACCAGACGGAGAAGAAGAGCAATCAATCAGAGGAGGACTTGATCGACGTGCTTCTGAGGATTAAAGAACAGGGCAACCTGGAAATCCCCATCACACTCGACAACGTCAAAGCCTGTATAGTGGTCTGAATCGACAATCAAATCTCATCCCCGTGCTGTATCTGAACTGCATACTAATCTGTAGATTACAGGATATGTTCGTGGGAGGCACGGATACCACGGCGACGACTCTGGAATGGGCGATGTCGGAGTTGATGAGGAATCCCGAGGTGATGAACAAAGCACAGATCGAGGTGAGGGAGGCACTGAAAGGCAAGGCAGGAGTCGAAGACGGCGACGTGGAGAAGCTGAGCTACTTGAAGATGGTAATCAAGGAGACGCTGAGGCTGCACGTGCCGATCCCGCTGCTGCTGCCGAGGATGGCAAAGCAGAGCTGCGAGGTGATGGGATTCAAGATTCCGGAAGAAAGCAGAGTGCTGATCAACGCGTGGGCCATGGGGAGGGACCCGGAGTACTGGGAGGACGCGGAGAGCTTCTGGCCGGAGAGGTTCGCCGGAATTGAGACGGACTACAAGGGGACGTACCTTgagtacgtgccgttcggcagcGGGAGGAGGTTATGCCCGGGGTACCAGTTCGCCATGGCCACCATGGAACTGGCGTTGGCGCAGATGCTCCTCTGCTTCGACTGGGAGCTGCCTGGCGGGATGAGGCCGGAGGAGCTGAACATGGAGGAGATGTCTGGGTCGACGGCGTCCAGGAAATCGGCCCTGTGGCTGATTGCTACCCCTCGATTTCCTCCGCCCGCTTGAGACCGTATCTTATCTTCTAAGCATGTTATTTGTACTTTCCTCTAATTTGTATTAGTGCTAATTACTGGTGTTTACTAAACCCCAACTGGTGGTTAAGCTTAAGACAGTATTACAGAATCTAAACTCCAAGTTGTTCTGTAACAATAATATATATCATAGTCCATTGGGACGCTCAGATCAACTCCAGGAAGGATTCTATATCATAAATCAAGTTTGTTCTAAATCCTTTTGCAGATATTTTTATATGCTCGCACCTCCATATTGTTGGAAAAACTTGATTGGAAATATGACGTGTGGTTTCAGTCCCACAAAGAAAATAAAGCTTTCTAGTTGATTCAGAACAAAGGGGATAAAAATTCAGGACCCGGATAACATCAACCTGAGGAGTTTTTTGTGAACCCCATTATTTATAACATCAGTCAGACAACTTGTTGACCAGCATACAAGACAAGAAAAGTTGTCAGCTTACCTGCATGCCACGTGGCAAGCTTGCCTGCTCGCCACGTGGCAAGATTGCAAGCAAGCCACAGCTTgcatgcaagccacaacgtggcttggtCGTTGTGCTTGCAACGAGTTTGCAAGCAGCAAAACAAAGGCAAtagaggtctatataagacctTGAGCGGATTGAAGCAAAAGGTAGAGAGAAAAAGacagaaaaaggagagaaaaaacTCCAGTGATGTGAGCTTTGTCCTCCTTGAATCCCCATATTTTCATCATTTCTGTTGTGCATTTCTTTTGCTCAACAGACATAgtgatagttttcggatctagttcagatcgtcacgacaaccagtgctcgGTTGTGCTCGTGATTTTACCgttttatcctgggaaacaggcgtccacctaatcctctgagcaccgcggaggggccgaatatgttttaaggagacagcgctctgctggactcggcatccactctgAGTTCGTGTTGCAGCTCTCGACATCCTGTCAGCAACTCTCAGCAGCAACGTGGCGCCGCTCGACAACTCACGGTGTCCACGACTCATCTACTCGGCGCGTGGCTCGACTCGctagagtcgacagtttgagattatcagCACAAACCTACTTGATTGTAAGTTCTTGTGACTCTGGTACGCACTCAGAAGTGTGGAAAAAAGCTTCTGAGACGATCACACAGATTGTAACGGGTTTACTCCCAACAaaacttaaaacagattcgttcTGTTACCATGGCGGCAGAAAATGTTGAGATGCAACAGGCTCAACATGTGTTGGCCTCCTCCGCCCCGATTGAGAATGTGTCACTCAATCATGGGGAAAAGCTAGAAAAATTCACAGGAGTGAATTTCAagcggtggcagcagaagatgttcttctacttAACCACGCTAGGTCTGGCACGTATCTTGACCGAGGAAACTCCCAAGGTTGTTAAGGGTGTAGATGAGGTGAACACTCTCCTTCTGATCGACAAATGGAATGATTCTGAGTTCCTCTATCGAAACTACATCCTTAACAATCTTGACGACTCACTCTATCTTGTGTATTGTGAGATGAAAACggcaaaggaactgtgggaatCTCTGGACAAGAAATATAAATCGGAGGATGCTGGGGCCAAAAAGTTTATTGTTGGTCGTTTCCTGGACTATAAGATGAGTGACTCGAAGTTTGTAATcagtcaagtccaggagcttcaagtaCTCTTACAAGAAATTCACTCAGAAGATATGACTCTgagcgaaaccttccaagtgACAGCTATCATCAAAAAGCTACCAACTGGCTGGAAGGACTTTAAGAATtatctgaagcacaagcggaaggaaatgaacctggaggaacttgttgttcaccttcgtatagaagaagacaacaagaattcggagagaaaactgttctctcaggctactgtaaaAGCCAATGTTATTGAGCACGGACAAAGCTCAAAACGGAAGCATCCAAAATCTTCCACGGCGCAACTCAAAGGacaaaacatgaaaaagaagttcttAGGGAAATGCTACAATTGTGATCGTATGGGTCACAAGGCTTCAGACTGTAAAAGGCCAAAAAAGAAAAAGCCTGAGACCAACCTGGTAGGAGAACAGGATATGGATCTCTGCGCCGTGATCTCTGAGGTGAACCTAATAGGTTCCAATCctcggcaatggtggatcgatactggagccaccagacatgtgtgctgcagcaaggagctactccacaacttcgaagaagtcactggagataaactgttcatggggaactcagcaacctcggacataataggccaaggaaaggtggtgctgaaaatgacctcgggcaaggatctcactctgaacaatgtgttgtatgttccagagattcgaaagaatctagtatccggatcactgttaagcaatcatgactttcgcattgtctttgagtcagacagagttgtaCTGTCCAAGAACGGAGTGTTTATAGGAAGgggttatgtatctgatgggctgtttaagctcaatgtaatggccattaggcccaagataaataaaaatgaaagctcttccacttatatgcttgagtcttcgtgtttgtggcatggtagactaggacatgttaactatgatgtattgcgtagattaataaacatgcaaagcatacctacattccaccttgacccaaaacacaagtgtgagatttgtgttgaagcgaaaatgacaagtcatcctttcaacatattgaaagaagtaatgaaccacttgacctaatccacactgatgtgtgcggcCTAAAAGGTatgccaacacgtggtggtaataaatatttcatcacttttgtagatgataatacaaaatactgttatgtgtatcttctcaaaagtaaggatgaagttatAGAGAAATTCGCTCTCTATAAAAATGAAGTTGAAAACCAgcgtaatagaaagattaaggtggttcgaagtgaccgaggcggtaaATATGTATCACCAGtcgctgagttgtgtgttgaacatgagatcagacacgaaacagcagctccttatactcctcagcaaatggagttgctgagcgaaaaaatcgaactctaaaggagatgatgaatgctcttctattaagctctggactgctagagttcatgtggggggaagctgtgttaacagctaattaccttttaaataaggtgccccggaagaaaatagataagagtccttatgagttatggaatggaagacaaccgtcctacaaatatttacgaatgtgggggtgtcttgccaaagtgttggtgtccgatccgaaaaggattaagataagaCCAAAGAATGTTGATTGCATCTTCATTGGCTATGCACAAAACATCACTGCatatagattttgtgtgtatgagtcacacataccggagatacacaagaactcgataatcgaatcgagaaatgcctcgttcttcgagcatatgtttccatataagacccgggaggatgctagctcctcaaaacgggcaaccGAAACAccaggcgaagaagaagatgacgaTGACGAGGAAAccgtggaggttgagcctagacggatTAAAAGagttcgggtagaaaaatcctatggatcggattttatcacatttatgttggaaagtgagccccgaagttactcagaagctgtaaGCTCTTTTGATGGCcctcactggaaagaggcaattgcatctgagatagaatctatcttacaaaatcacacttgggaacttgtggatcttcctccgggaagtaaaccactagggtgtgagtggatcttcaagaagaaaatgaaatcagatggtacaatcgataaatacaaggccagattggtaatcaaaggataccgacaaagagaaggccttgattacttcgatacatactctctgGTAtctagaataacttccattagagtattgttggctatcgctgctctatggaatctcgaaatacatcaaatggatgtaaagacagcctttctaaacggggatttagaagaggaaatctatatgaccaacctgaggggttttctgtgtcaggacagaaaaacaaggtctgtagattggtaaagtcattatatggtttgaaacaagcaccaaaacaGTGGCATCAGACATTtaataatgccatgaaggaatgtggcttcaagatcaatgaatgtgataaatgtgtctacatgagaaccacagagagtgactatgtcatcttgtgcctctatgtagataacatacttatcattggaagtaatgataagataatcgaatccactaaagatatgttgaactcaagatttgacatgaaagacatgagcctagctgatgtgattctaggaatcaaaattcttagaacgacagaaggacttgttcttaatcagtcccattacgtggacaagatttttgagaaattcaccaagggtgatactgcgttggcacgaacgccgatagatacgagtcaacatctatcgaaaaatcgaggtgaaa from Zingiber officinale cultivar Zhangliang chromosome 4A, Zo_v1.1, whole genome shotgun sequence includes the following:
- the LOC121969263 gene encoding premnaspirodiene oxygenase-like, with protein sequence MELQLLPPSLLLAFLFLLALKFLLKSRRSDSKLRQVLSPEPPLPPGPWRLPLVGHLHHLVGKPAHRLLRDLAAVHGPVMLLKVGQVDVVVVSSTAAAEAVVKTHDVNCANRPEVAVARIVAYGCTDIAFSSYGPYWRQMKKVCIVEMLSARRVKSFAAVRERNILDLTRNMSTGSPVNVSEKFMTLSSNIITESSVGKIYDGFLPVVRELMETLTGFSIVDSFPSWKFLDVITGTTSRFWQIRRRLDKIMNEIIKHHQTEKKSNQSEEDLIDVLLRIKEQGNLEIPITLDNVKACIVDMFVGGTDTTATTLEWAMSELMRNPEVMNKAQIEVREALKGKAGVEDGDVEKLSYLKMVIKETLRLHVPIPLLLPRMAKQSCEVMGFKIPEESRVLINAWAMGRDPEYWEDAESFWPERFAGIETDYKGTYLEYVPFGSGRRLCPGYQFAMATMELALAQMLLCFDWELPGGMRPEELNMEEMSGSTASRKSALWLIATPRFPPPA